The DNA segment GGGCCCACCCATTTGAGGGTCCTCGGGAATAGGGGGATAGGAACTCGACCCTCGAGGAGAACTAAAACGGGGTCCTCCTCTAACGGACATGCGAGCGTTCCTCCTTCGCCTAGGAGGCTCGggaggtggttgtggtggctGCTGCGGTGGCTCCTCTACcggaagtggtggtggtgagacagCTTGAAGTTGAGGATCATCTAAAGGTGGTTGAGCCGGAGAGCTATGATAAGATGGGGTAAAGAACCAGTCATAGGTAGCCATCCTCTCTTGGAAGGATTCGGGTCCACGATAAGGAGATCCCTGAAATGGTGACCCACTAGATATGCTGATAGGGTGGCCCGGGGTTCCTGTTTGCATTTCCGGGTCGGGGTCGTCATCCATTTCCATTTCTTGAGAGAAATGGTCCTCAGGGCCCAGCGGGTTGTAGCCAAGGAAGTCATTCACATAGTCAGCTGGGTTGAATTGTCTTGGAGAGTAGGGGGATTCGGAATGATGAAATGAATGAGATTGCAAAGAGTTATGCGAGTGGTGAGATTGGTCCGAATGGTGAGAGTGTTCGGGCTCATTTGGAGCAAATGGTCCGAGAGACGGATgaaaagatggtgaagagctaagcGAGACTGAGTGTCTTGCCGGCTCGAAAGGTTGATCCCACATATCGCGGGAGTCGGAAGTGGAAAAAGACGCCGATGGAGTGCGTCTGTGGGATGGTCCTGCAGATGACGGTCCTCCACGCATGGGACCCTTGCCACGTCCTCTTAGTCTTGGAGGCATGATGGTTAACTTCCTGTTGAACAAGagaacaaaataaaacaaaacataaaaagtaaTAAAAGAAAGATAAAGATGCatcctaggtcatttgcctagactcgagagtctaaggaatgtgcttattgtgtcattgagattaaacacaaaaggttggtgtttaattcgctcaatgttggctctgataccaacctgtcacaccccaaatattccacgtattaccggtgggcccggtggggagtatcgtgacgtagttgatatcatcattgtcaatacacacaataatatagcacagcggaaggctgggtgaataaactattacaaaccatactgtctgtcgatgttcgaatacaagaaaatacagactggaatgtaataagatccacaggcggatcataaagtacaaagaaacaaaaactacagactcagggtatctatgggatttgcaagatcctctacaacaccctatagctccagcctatttcgataagtacctgtcaaatcaatctttaggaaaatacgtcagtatacactggtaaatacaatttaactgactcgttttgaaaacatttaagaaaattggtttagatgcacaaggcacaaatcttttataacttgggacaatcttattaaatattaaaatcttgtatacagttttacatgcttgtcatatatgtggggccggtttgtaagccggacatgattaactgactcaccacttatagaacccacaaaggagttatccccaacttgtgggtaaattaatatttagcattttgcatctgtcgggtgcatgcctgcaccccgtgcatagtcgtggccattaataacttgaatgagccaaggatatccaggacacggtcgttaaccctcaaatgtttatgttatcaaacaatacagattaaaacgggttatgcggatttattaaatcacaatccgacataataatcccatacccgaccaagcggtattaatataccgtatcccaagcccgtatagggaaaaataagttaaaagtatttacctgatgtagcagtaaattcctaagattcttgaaagatactttttaccggaagctataaatctgtatagaaggtttaattatctattaggatgctaatgGGTCTTTACTTAAGTCGGAGACTTAGACCaactagctagaaagaaaccttacggacctaaccggtagattaaacggagaccgggatagaatgtgatttagacccgacaagcttggatacttgtataatatgggtaaactaaatacattctggaaaatgaggttttaataactaggttaagcccgtttcggctattttacgtaaactagtcacgtaaaccgatccgaacgcgtaaatgcgtaacgggtaaccggacaaactataaacaggtcttaatcattattatgctcataaTATGTCAATATatcagtagtatatcaacattTATGCCCAAAAAGCAATTTAAATCAAAATAAgtaccaaaagggcattttggtaattttgatgcttataaaagaatttatttataaaactgagttccaggtctgattagATTAGTAAAGACATGTATTTTATTgagttatatcagtaggatacttaTTATATGAAAAATATACCTTTTATAACCAAttatgctccgtaggggcattttgggaattttacataggcttataagggttaaaaataagtttctgaGTTTGAAACATTAGCTTActgtaatattatgtaaattagtttaaaacatcagtaggttatgagttttatatgataaatatagttttgacccatactaggtgctaaaaatgctaaatatgcgatttaaatGGCTAATATGGTAAAGATAGGAAATctgatattttggtcagtttataaggttcaaaataatatatttatcatttaggatcagtagcaaaaagtttggtttcaaaaagttatgtaaaacttattttatgcatgaaaagggtaaaattGGTAATTACCGGAACTAGactataatcctatgttaagttcagcttaaaaataaataaaaatctttaaaaatcccaaaatattatttaacatcagtaggtaaaaagtttggtaataaaaatcgggtttagatgggCCTTATGCTAATTATGCTTTCTAATTACTAAGAAgttccttaattacgctattgagcataactcccattctagaccctaaactgatgtcaaattttcgggacatgcttaaatatcagtagcaaaggttttagttCATTCACATTGCTAAGAATCTCGAttttatgcaaaaagggcgttttaggcattaatgagcataattacgatcaagagcataaatgacaaacgattaggcaccatgcaatataacttcagagagttatactataATGTAGTATGGTCCTAacggaagcttaaaacatggaagaaataagcttgaatgggtcagaactggaagtcatagcaaaagtcatgcttttgcgactttcggttataatctgcccttagatgattaattgtcggattaggactgataaaacatgtttatataatcattaccaagtcattagaatgttataatataatttagaacctctggtttattaattagaatcatttttgtcatttctgtccagtttgactttttgtcaaactactttgacccgacaattaaccagtcaaacgagataattaggagacaccctttcaggggttaatcacctatactaatgtggtttcataaccactttcaatttgatcagtggttaagccacatgtaattaaaacgaaagtcaaactgattaggcactaagtttgacttttaagcaattaaactaattaaacaacttaaaagagtaattagaagcttactacaggtcctagcaatcttttctacacttcaaaTCTTCTCCAAGTCCTTAGCAAGCTCCAGAGGTAGTCCTTTGAAGTTGTTTACAATTGGTGTGCCAAGAACAATAGTCTAGCTCTCCTTATATAGTGAAGGAATTGATCAAGGATTGCTTCCAGGTGTTATTTGAGGCTAGGAGATCAACCCAGGTGTCCAAGCTACTAAAATAAACCGACATATAGCTCCAAACTTCGTTACAAACTAGATTAAGGCGGTGGAGAGCCAAAACCCGCACCTGGCAAGATCATTCTGCCCAGCGAaggccgtcgcgtagcgcgacggcagaGGGTCTCaggctcgcgctacgcgagtgcctggGTTACCAGTTCAACAAGTTTTAAACTggcaatttcagtccctgcacgtttttaaccctttttaactCCATTTTTGGCAATCAAGACCCTTGTAACTACTTTCTTGGAGCCCAAGGATGGACAAACAAACCTCGTtagcctcgggttcgttaaattcCTTTGTAAAcgcaagtttcatcaagttgacgcttttaacccaaagtttaaaAATCAAACTTAATGATCTCGGAATcatgtgaaatttttatcatacATTCTTGGGAGTATGATTGAATATTACGAAGCTTCGGTTTCACTAAAAGGCCACTCGGAGACCAAGATtcacatattgacacttttaacccttgtaatttataatcatccgattattttcacaaactaCTTCGTATACCGAATCAATCACCCAATTAAGAATATCATCTTCACACATGGTCATTCAGAGGCCTAAGTTtgacatgttgacacttttagtccttgcgAAGGCATAGTTTCACtgttgtcacttttagtcccttaaattcaatctTTCGCATAATcaagtttaggacacgtgtctatgtataattggacacgtttttacgtggtgttacagcaatccacttatgttccttttcttgtatttatgttagatttagctgtgtttttgcttcttttgtgaatttgagctcatttaatcctgaaaatacaaaaggaagacaaaaacactctttttccaacattagtacttaaaaagggttagttttatgcctcatttgatgtaatttatatgttgcattttacacacatcaaatacccccacacttgaatttttgcttgtcctcaagcaaaactctttaatacgtggcttacactcccaaatggaatgggtagaagagaaggttttgtcttgtcatagagtgtcggggaatccaagatctttttggttttatttttatttatttacaatcctattcgttatgatttatttagaacgtttcataggataaattacttatttgagcataacatgcctttttaaaattccgtttacatacaagttcacatacctcacgggagaaatcactcacactcggccgaaggtgtatttttagtgaatcactcgagagcggcgtggaacttatttctaccataggcttgccaagcaatcaatcctcctcctttttaacttgttacctttgtaaatatcaagaggactttttgggtaaaggcttgggctaaaggtgggtagttgggttagtggttagtagaaaagggcgaaaagcgtcggttttcgtaaaacattttgttttagtgactttttattcttaatgaagtatttcttcaaacaagcttttgttttaagagctttgtttgtttatttctaacttcatcatcatatattttttttagtcacacgaaaaccgagcttgtcactaaaataaagggtaaaaataaaaagggttttggtgggtaaaagggttttagggtaaagaaatgaaaggtttaggctcaaaggggttaactagggggagtttttgggtaggtgaaaagaaaattaaaaataatggttttgaaagaaaaagggttagtcctaatgcctccatcatttacttacttgggtttaagttggtaaggaccgggaatgaatcgtcgtggcaagttctagagtcgtaagaaccaagcggctattcacacaagaaatgaaaaatgagcatttagtctaaagatgtatatttgtatgctcaataaaggctcaaaactcactttttatgggaatgggtttttctatgtgatcaagtatatataatcgaattttaactaagcttgtcatgccgtttcataattttcttatgttagtcctttttatcacgacgctatcggttgtaaacttgcaaaaatataaccttattaatcttagaattcccaatttaaactttagacaagtaaaaaaaaatgaaaattttgaaaaaatttggggtgattagcggttccaatagagtttttgtgtaaggcttgttattaggacttgcaaaatttcaaggttttagcatcctcccacacttaaattacacattgtcctcaatgtgtcccaaaaataaatctttaggttgattgaatgtgtaacatggtgtttaaaaacaaaaatttatgttactggcagtctggacacggccccgtggggaccggaaatggccccgtgttcaggtgccagtaacgataattaaatattaaaatcttgtatacagttttacatgcttgtcatacatgtggggccggtttgtaagccggacatgattaactgactcaccacttatagaacccacaaaggagttatccccaacttgtgggtaaattaatatttagcattttgcatctgtcgggtgcatgcctgcaccccgtgcatagtcgtggccattaataacttgaatgagccaaggatatccaggacacggtcgttaacccccaaatgtttatgttatcaaacaatacagattaaaacgggttatgcggatttattaaatcacaatccgacataataatcccatacccgaccaagcggtattaatataccgtatcccaagcccgtatagggaaaaataagttaaaagtatttacctgatgtagcagtaaattcctaagattcttgaaagatactttttaccggaagctataaatctgtatagaaggtttaattatctattaggatgctaatgGGTCTTTACTTAAGTCGGAGACTTAGACCaactagctagaaagaaaccttacggacctaaccggtagattaaacggagaccgggatagaatgtgatttagacccgacaagcttggatacttgtataatatgggtaaactaaatacattctggaaaatgaggttttaataactaggttaagcccgtttcggctattttacgtaaactagtcacgtaaaccgatccgaacgcgtaaatgcgtaacgggtaaccggacaaactataaacaggtcttaatcattattatgctcataaTATGTCAATATatcagtagtatatcaacattTATGCCCAAAAAGCAATTTAAATCAAAATAAgtaccaaaagggcattttggtaattttgatgcttataaaagaatttatttataaaactgagttccaggtctgattagATTAGTAAAGACATATATTTTATTgagttatatcagtaggatacttaTTATATGAAAAATATACCTTTTATAACCAAttatgctccgtaggggcattttgggaattttacataggcttataagggttaaaaataagtttctgaGTTTGAAACATTAGCTTActgtaatattatgtaaattagtttaaaacatcagtaggttatgagttttatatgataaatatagttttgacccatactaggtgctaaaaatgctaaatatgcgatttaaagggctaatatggtaaagataggaaatctgatattttggtcagtttataaggttcaaaataatatatttatcatttaggatcagtagcaaaaagtttggtttcaaaaagttatgtaaaacttattttatgcatgaaaagggtaaaattGGTAATTACCGGAACTAGactataatcctatgttaagttcagcttaaaaataaataaaaatctttaaaaatcccaaaatattatttaacatcagtaggtaaaaagtttggtaataaaaatcgggtttagatgggCCTTATGCTAATTATGCTTTCTAATTACTAAGAAgttccttaattacgctattgagcataactcccattctagaccctaaactgatgtcaaattttcgggacatgcttaaatatcagtagcaaaggttttagttCATTCACATTGCTAAGAATCTCGAttttatgcaaaaagggcgttttaggcattaatgagcataattacgatcaagagcataaatgacaaacgattaggcaccatgcaatataacttcagagagttatactataATGTAGTATGGTCCTAacggaagcttaaaacatggaagaaataagcttgaatgggtcagaactggaagtcatagcaaaagtcatgcttttgcgactttcggttataatctgcccttagatgattaattgtcggattaggactgataaaacatgtttatataatcattaccaagtcattagaatgttataatataatttagaacctctggtttattaattagaatcatttttgtcatttctgtccagtttgactttttgtcaaactactttgacccgacaattaaccagtcaaacgagataattaggagacaccctttcaggggttaatcacctatactaatgtggtttcataaccactttcaatttgatcagtggttaagccacatgtaattaaaacgaaagtcaaactgattaggcactaagtttgacttttaagcaattaaactaattaaacaacttaaaagagtaattagaagcttactacaggtcctagcaatcttttctacacttcaaaTCTTCTCCAAGTCCTTAGCAAGCTCCAGAGGTAGTCCTTTGAAGTTGTTTACAATTGGTGTGCCAAGAACAATAGTCTAGCTCTCCTTATATAGTGAAGGAATTGATCAAGGATTGCTTCCAGGTGTTATTTGAGGCTAGGAGATCAACCCAGGTGTCCAAGCTAGTAAAATAAACCGACATATAGCTCCAAACTTCGTTACAAACTAGATTAAGGCGGTGGAGAGCCAAAACCCGCACCTGGCAAGATCATTCTGCCCAGCGAaggccgtcgcgtagcgcgacggcagaGGGTCTCaggctcgcgctacgcgagtgcctggGTTACCAGTTCAACAAGTTTTAAACTggcaatttcagtccctgcacgtttttaaccctttttaactCCATTTTTGGCAATCAAGACCCTTGTAACTACTTTCTTAGAGCCCAAGGATGGACAAACAAACCTCGTtagcctcgggttcgttaaattcCTTTGTAAAcgcaagtttcatcaagttgacgcttttaacccaaagtttaaaAATCAAACTTAATGATCTCGGAATcatgtgaaatttttatcatacATTCTTGGGAGTATGATTGAATATTACGAAGCTTCGGTTTCACTAAAAGGCCACTCGGAGACCAAGATtcacatattgacacttttaacccttgtaatttataatcatccgattattttcacaaactaCTTCGTATACCGAATCAATCACCCAATTAAGAATATCATCTTCACACATGGTCATTCAGAGGCCTAAGTTtgacatgttgacacttttagtccttgcgAAGGCATAGTTTCACtgttgtcacttttagtcccttaaattcaatctTTCGCATAATcaagtttaggacacgtgtctatgtataattggacacgtttttacgtggtgttacagcaatccacttatgttccttttcttgtatttatgttagatttagctgtgtttttgcttcttttgtgaatttgagctcatttaatcctgaaaatacaaaaggaagacaaaaacactctttttccaacattagtacttaaaaagggttagttttatgcctcatttgatgtaatttatatgttgcattttacacacatcaaatacccccacacttgaatttttgcttgtcctcaagcaaaactctttaatacgtggcttacactcccaaatggaatgggtagaagagaaggttttggcttgtcatagagtgtcggggaatccaagatctttttggttttatttttatttatttacaatcctattcgttatgatttatttagaacgtttcataggataaattacttatttgagcataacatgcctttttaaaattccgtttacatacaagttcacatacctcacgggagaaatcactcacactcggccgaaggtgtatttttagtgaatcactcgagagcggcgtggaacttatttctaccataggcttgccaagcaatcaatcctcctcctttttaacttgttacctttgtaaatatcaagaggactttttgggtaaaggcttgggctaaaggtgggtagttgggttagtggttagtagaaaagggcgaaaagcgtcggttttcgtaaaacattttgttttagtgactttttattcttaatgaagtatttcttcaaacaagcttttgttttaagagctttgtttgtttatttctaacttcatcatcatatattttttttagtcacacgaaaaccgagcttgtcactaaaataaagggtaaaaataaaaagggttttggtgggtaaaagggttttagggtaaagaaatgaaaggtttaggctcaaaggggttaactagggggagtttttgggtaggtgaaaagaaaattaaaaataatggtttt comes from the Helianthus annuus cultivar XRQ/B chromosome 4, HanXRQr2.0-SUNRISE, whole genome shotgun sequence genome and includes:
- the LOC110919459 gene encoding proline-rich proteoglycan 2-like, which codes for MPPRLRGRGKGPMRGGPSSAGPSHRRTPSASFSTSDSRDMWDQPFEPARHSVSLSSSPSFHPSLGPFAPNEPEHSHHSDQSHHSHNSLQSHSFHHSESPYSPRQFNPADYVNDFLGYNPLGPEDHFSQEMEMDDDPDPEMQTGTPGHPISISSGSPFQGSPYRGPESFQERMATYDWFFTPSYHSSPAQPPLDDPQLQAVSPPPLPVEEPPQQPPQPPPEPPRRRRNARMSVRGGPRFSSPRGSSSYPPIPEDPQMGGPSNAAPEADPPQASYAPPMPPVGFDNPIPAYPGSSGYNPYGDPSGYPLGYGTHDPYLTAAQYHHLYPSSYPPVPPTDYPIQGYQYPPYQPPPSQQLQQQQQNQEILERLDRVEQKTKKNKERHNSFMKGLANLIKGKKK